In Salvia miltiorrhiza cultivar Shanhuang (shh) chromosome 4, IMPLAD_Smil_shh, whole genome shotgun sequence, the DNA window TCACTCACATTATTAAATacacttcttaagcttccacgcCATGTGTTCATTTTCTTTAACGATATATCATTTGGGTTGTTTCAAACAGTTAGTTTCTTCAAGACTTCCCTTTTACAAAAATACTTAATATCTATTTGTCAAAATTCTCTATCGAAATGGATTGCCATAACTAAGAGAATCCTAATGCGCATCAGAGTATAACTCTCTATCCTGCATCTATCTTGTGGCACCCAATAGCTTTACAGCTTTTGGGTAAAGACCTCGAGATCATAGACTTGCTAGAAGTTTATTGACTGAATCTCAGTGTCCATAGCCGTTAACCAACAATTCGTGTTATTGCTTAGTATTGCTACCGTACATATTCGGGGTCTTTtaatttcatcttctacatgaaCTAAGTTTGAAAAAACTCCCACGAATACGAACCTTTCGAGTTGTcttacaaccctcccactaagACAAGGTTTCTGCAATAATAGGTGTACTAGTGACATTTGGTACAATCACTTGTGGTGTTTGCACTTAGTCCTTTTCTAATAATCTAGCATTTGAGCTAAgattaattatgtaaaatataaatgacCTAAAAATAGACTAATTGCTGTGGCTGTATTACAAATTAACAAAATTAGCCCAatgatatatacatattatatcATGTAAATTTATCACTACTCTAAAAGAATTTCCACTAAAATTACGGAATGAGTTGAAAATGCTATCCCAAAATCGGCGCCTCATATTATGAGTATATGTTTTGAGCTCGATAGCGATCGCCACGTGGGTAGTTGCGCTAGATTTTCAAAGTGTAACCGTCAGTCACGTGTCCATCAACGGCCAACGGTCAATAACCGATATTAACGGCTAGGTTAACGGCAGCTTTTCTTACATGAAAACAATTCAGTCGTTATTATTTCTTCATTATAAAATGCATTCCTGTATTTTCACTGCCAACAAATACTATAATTTTCTTTGAcaaagttgaaaaaaattccatctcgcttTGAAACGTGAGCAGCATGTCGCAAACACAAACACCTAAAATTATGCCTCCAAATTCTCAAATTTGGAGTTTTTCAAGATGGGATATATAATATCTAATATTGTAATGATTTGATTTGAAAACTTGGATTTTGATGGGtatgtatattaatatattatatgagGACTACAaaattaatatgatatatatcaCATTAAGTtactttttgttttattttagtaGAAATTGCAATAATTGAAAGTTCATTCCTGAAATTGGTAAAAGCtacataaattataaaaatactaAATGTCGTAAAAAAAAATCGCTACTAGCCTACGGTGCCTAAAATTGTTATATTCCttttatgtataatattttattgacaATTTTGGGGGTTTCCTCAACTCAGTGGCTATATAATTTCCAATTTGGACAATGATATAATACTAATGcacaattgataaattaaaataggTAACATTATTCTGACAAGTTTGAAATTGCAAGCTCTCATTAGTTGACTTCTAGATAATACAATGAAAAAGGTAAATATCTATAATTAGCAACAACTACTTTAAGAAAAAGTAGATCCTAACATATTTGATATAAAAGTGATTTTCTTCACTATGTGTGTATAGAAGAATGTTGTTTTGCCCTTAAAAAAAtgttgttttaatttggttCTAGCTAGGTATATAGCTATGGATGTTCATTTTCTAAGCATAGCTACATAAAAAAAGGGCAGCATatgcattaattaattatatatacactTTATATTTACCAAAATCTATTATACCTAAATAGTTAATTTAAGTGAATTTAACAACCACTTTCCATATAATCAATTGAAAATCCCATTGGCTACAGAATAGGGATAGCGTGAAATCCAAAGAAAACccaataaattcaatttttattccCTAAAATGATGTATATGCATGATTTGAGAGGTAAAGTGTAAATTCTATTGGAACAAATTCTATCACTAAAATCCGAAGCTCTCAACTTTTTtaaattaaggtcaaaatattGGACGTTTAACCCACGTCGACGTAAAGTGGATTTTGATCCCATCTATAAATAGGATTTTCCACATCCacaaaaatcacaaaaatatatttcaattaatcCCCTTGCATGCTCATGGCTTCTCTGTTCACTCACTTTGCTTTCTTCACTCTCATAGCAAACTTGTGCTATGGTTTCCACCCTAGACTTCTAAACGTATCCAAACTTCAGAATTCTGGATCGGACTGGTCTCCAGCCCGAGCCAGTTGGTACGGAAACCCTTCCGGTGCAGGCAGTGACGGTGAGACTATCGATACCTATTAATTATACATATACTCATGCATATAATTAATGTGAcatatatatgttttaatttgaaTTAGGGGGTGCATGTGGATATCAAAATGCTGTTGAAGAAGCACCTTATTCTTCTCGAATAACAGCTGCTGCTTCTTCTCTCTACAAATCAGGCGAAGCTTGTGGAACTTGTTATCAGGTCCCTTTAACatgcataatatatatatatatatatatatatatatatagacacacacacacattaaattcaataattaatatttatgttaATTGATGATTTAGGTGAAATGTACGACAACGGCGGCTTGCTCGGGTAAGGCGGTGACGGTGGTAATAACTGATGAGTGCCCTGGCTGTGACTCACAGTCAATTCTATTCGATTTAAGTGGGACCTCATTTGGAACCATGGCTAGACCAGGCGAAGCTGATCAACTTAGAAATGTTGGAATCGAGCAAATTCAATATAAAAGGTAACTTTTTTTTAGTGTGGTTTATAAGATATAACTCATATTTTCAAACTAGCTACTAActaaagataatattatttgacattagagagaaaatgagctacgtaaaaaaattatacatcctatccagatttttttttcatcataataaatatgtaatgAAATTAATGGTGAAAAATCgtgaaaatatactttttctctcattttaaTTCCATCAAAGTAATTGCGCCCTGAACAAAAGAAAAACCTATATCAACTAAGCTACTAATTGAAATACTAGCTagtaactaaaaaaaaaaaaaaatactagctAGCAATAACCGTAAAAGAAATGATGCTATTTCGATTTTCCACTACATAAACGGTTGATTAGCGTAAATTCGTAATATTTTAACAAATACAGAGTATATTTTATTGTGCCTCGTGTAGAAGCCACAAcgcaatagaattaaataaataattaatatactaaTAGCAAATCATAGCAAAGAATCTTGTGGTTAGATTTTAATATCAACACGTGTCTCAAGTGTACGAacactaataattaatttatggacTGCGTTAAGGAAGTTAATTGATTTACGtttaattattaccttattatattttgataaatatatatatataaataaataattgatatATGGTTAATTAATTTGTCCAGGGTGGAGTGCAACTTCCCGGGAGTAACCGTGGCGTTCCGGGTCGACCCGGGTTCGAACCCGAACTACTTCGCGGCCGCCATCGAGTACGAGGACGGGGACGGGATCACCGGAGTGGAGCTGAGACGGGCGGCGGAGTCGGGCGGCGCGTGGATCAAAATGCAGCCGTCGTGGGGGGCTGTTTGGAAAGCGGATTTGCCGAACAACTACCCGCCGCCCTTCTCCTTCCGGCTAACCGGCGGCGGGGATTCCGGCAAGACGATTGTCGCCAACAACGTTATTCCCGCCAATTACTCGCCCGGGAAAACTTACAGATCAGTTGTCAACTTTtgagaattaatataaataatatatatatataaagtagaGGAAATGAAATGACACATTAAGAAGAAAAAGTTAGTAGTTAATTTGGAAGTTTATGCAAAGTGTATGTATCACTTTGTCGAGCAGATGGATCTTTTATGGGATCTTGTCTagcgtttttattttatatatagttatgtttttaataaaaataagttgtaatatatatttatacatatataaatatatatgatcgATGCTGTTTTGTTTTTTTACATAGAGTACTGCatgcatattttaattttaacaaaGTCCTTAAGTTTATATAGAGCTTGTATTGTTTATCAtatgttaaaaataaaagaaattgtcgagtttattattattattatgtgaaacGTAATATAACAAATTTTGTATAAGAACAAATACTCAAAATGTTCCGTTCACTGAAATAAGAGAATAAATATACACTAAATACAATTCAAACCATATATTAATAGTGTTCATCTATAATTCTGAAATTTACTAACTAGTTAACCAAGTCCATTGGGTCAAggcatttcaaaaaaaaaaaaaaaaaaaaagtccatTGGGTCAAGGCACATATTATCCATTTATTATTGACAAGTCTTACATATTCTTAAGTGAGCGGCCCATTAATATATAGTCACCATATTATTGGTTCGAAAGTAAACTAAATAGTCAATAATAATTTGATTAATATATCAGATAAAGCTCTTGATCAGTTACAACTTACAACAATgattacattaattaattacctgCCATTGCTCCCACAGAGATTAATGGAGTATCTTTTTTCCATCTTCAAAGTAATTATATATGaagatgaaaataaataaaaagcatATGTTATCATAggataaaaagaaagaaaacacaTTGTGATCCAAATATAGTGAAACTCCATGCACGCCACAAGTATATATTCTATATATAAAATTTCCTTCATTTTGCAActgaaaaagatgaaaaatactTTAATTCGCATATTATCCAATGCAAAAGAAAgggataaaagaaaaatatgaagtgagtgagagagagagagagagagagggtgtgTTTTATACTTTTAATTGGACGGAGGAGAGAAAAATACTCCGGCAGTCAACTTGTACTAAAATTGGCTCTATCCGACCAGCACCATTAGATTCGGTTGATCCAGTGGCGGCGCCACCGCTAGAAAAAGTCTCActtacatacatatatattattacaCTATCCTATTTTCCTCCCCAGCCCTccttaaaaaagaaa includes these proteins:
- the LOC131022001 gene encoding putative expansin-B2 codes for the protein MLMASLFTHFAFFTLIANLCYGFHPRLLNVSKLQNSGSDWSPARASWYGNPSGAGSDGGACGYQNAVEEAPYSSRITAAASSLYKSGEACGTCYQVKCTTTAACSGKAVTVVITDECPGCDSQSILFDLSGTSFGTMARPGEADQLRNVGIEQIQYKRVECNFPGVTVAFRVDPGSNPNYFAAAIEYEDGDGITGVELRRAAESGGAWIKMQPSWGAVWKADLPNNYPPPFSFRLTGGGDSGKTIVANNVIPANYSPGKTYRSVVNF